One segment of Mycolicibacterium baixiangningiae DNA contains the following:
- a CDS encoding fumarate reductase/succinate dehydrogenase flavoprotein subunit, which yields MAEVERHQYDVVVIGAGGAGLRAVIEARERGLKVAVVCKSLFGKAHTVMAEGGCAASMGNTNPKDNWQVHFGDTMRGGKFLNNWRMAELHAKEAPDRVWELETYGALFDRTKDGRISQRNFGGHTYPRLAHVGDRTGLEIIRTMQQKIVSLQQEDKKELGDYDARIRVFHECTITDLIKDGDRIAGAFGYWRESGNFILFDAPAVVLATGGIGKSYKVTSNSWEYTGDGHALALRAGATLINMEFIQFHPTGMVWPPSVKGILVTEGVRGDGGVLKNSDGKRFMFDYIPDVFKGQYAESEDEADQWLKDNDSARRTPDLLPRDEVARAINTEVKEGRGTPHGGVYLDIASRMSSEEIRRRLPSMYHQFMELAEVDITTDEMEVGPTCHYVMGGIEVDPDTGAAKTPGLFAAGECAGGMHGSNRLGGNSLSDLLVFGRRAGLGAADYVRALDNRPTVSEEQVDAAKKLALAPFDGPDSGEPENPYTLQLDLQDTMNELVGIIRKADEIIEAQDKLDELRERFTRVKVEGNRHFNPGWHLAIDLRNMLLVSECVAKAALERTESRGGHTRDDYPAMDAKWRKTLLVCRAQDDDVVVPSVTVTQEDQVPMRDDLLELLELDELEKYFTDDELANHPSRRSS from the coding sequence ATGGCTGAAGTCGAACGGCACCAGTACGACGTCGTCGTGATCGGTGCCGGCGGCGCGGGTTTGCGAGCGGTGATCGAGGCCCGGGAGCGGGGCCTGAAGGTAGCCGTGGTCTGCAAATCGCTGTTCGGCAAAGCGCATACGGTGATGGCCGAGGGCGGGTGCGCCGCATCGATGGGCAATACCAACCCGAAAGACAACTGGCAGGTCCACTTCGGCGACACCATGCGCGGCGGCAAGTTCCTGAACAACTGGCGGATGGCCGAGTTGCACGCCAAGGAGGCACCCGACCGGGTGTGGGAGCTCGAGACCTACGGCGCACTGTTCGACCGCACCAAGGACGGCCGGATCAGCCAGCGCAACTTCGGTGGCCACACCTATCCGCGGCTGGCCCACGTCGGTGACCGCACCGGCCTGGAGATCATCCGCACCATGCAGCAGAAGATCGTGTCGCTGCAGCAGGAGGACAAAAAGGAACTCGGCGACTACGACGCGCGGATCCGGGTGTTCCACGAGTGCACCATCACCGACCTGATCAAGGATGGCGACCGGATCGCAGGGGCGTTCGGCTACTGGCGCGAGAGCGGGAACTTCATCCTGTTCGACGCACCGGCGGTGGTGCTCGCGACCGGCGGAATCGGCAAGTCCTACAAGGTCACGTCGAACTCGTGGGAGTACACCGGCGACGGGCACGCGCTGGCGCTGCGGGCGGGCGCGACGCTGATCAACATGGAGTTCATCCAGTTCCACCCGACCGGGATGGTGTGGCCGCCCAGCGTGAAAGGCATCCTCGTCACCGAGGGTGTGCGCGGCGACGGTGGCGTGCTGAAGAACTCCGACGGCAAACGCTTCATGTTCGACTACATCCCTGACGTGTTCAAAGGGCAGTACGCCGAATCCGAGGATGAGGCCGACCAGTGGCTCAAGGACAACGACTCCGCACGCCGCACCCCCGACCTGCTGCCCCGCGACGAGGTGGCCCGCGCCATCAACACCGAGGTGAAGGAGGGCCGCGGCACCCCGCACGGCGGTGTCTACCTCGACATCGCGTCACGCATGAGCTCCGAGGAGATCAGGCGCCGGCTGCCGTCGATGTACCACCAGTTCATGGAGCTCGCGGAGGTCGACATCACCACCGACGAGATGGAGGTCGGACCCACCTGCCACTACGTGATGGGTGGCATCGAGGTCGACCCGGATACCGGCGCCGCCAAGACGCCCGGCCTCTTCGCCGCCGGCGAGTGCGCGGGCGGTATGCACGGGTCGAACCGGTTGGGCGGTAACTCGCTGTCGGATCTGCTCGTCTTCGGCCGCCGTGCCGGGCTGGGCGCCGCCGACTACGTGCGGGCGCTGGACAACCGGCCGACGGTGTCGGAGGAGCAGGTCGACGCGGCGAAGAAGCTTGCGCTGGCACCGTTCGACGGTCCGGACAGCGGCGAGCCGGAGAACCCCTACACCCTGCAACTCGACCTGCAGGACACCATGAACGAGCTGGTCGGCATCATCCGCAAGGCCGACGAGATCATCGAAGCCCAGGACAAGCTCGACGAGCTGAGGGAGCGTTTCACGCGCGTCAAGGTCGAGGGCAACCGGCACTTCAACCCGGGCTGGCATCTGGCCATCGATCTGCGCAACATGCTGTTGGTCAGCGAGTGTGTGGCCAAGGCGGCGCTCGAGCGCACCGAGAGCCGCGGTGGTCACACCCGCGATGACTACCCGGCGATGGACGCGAAATGGCGCAAGACGCTGCTGGTGTGCCGCGCGCAGGACGACGACGTCGTGGTCCCGAGCGTGACCGTCACCCAGGAGGACCAGGTGCCGATGCGCGACGACCTGTTGGAGCTGCTCGAGCTCGACGAGCTCGAGAAGTACTTCACCGACGACGAACTCGCCAACCACCCCTCGAGGAGAAGCTCATGA
- a CDS encoding DUF2231 domain-containing protein, with protein sequence MNIHRILASVEEVKSLDAPAEASARIAGRVVDGARLGRILRGSWLGHPVHPLLITLPIGTWMTSVVFDVVFKDVATARRLVGVGLAATPPTVLAGWADYVLLNKRQQRVGLAHAVSNAAGVTLFGLAYRAYGKEKVRAARVYSLLGLAAISVGGALGGHLSYAQGAGMFRWQPLRAVTHRNPVEHLRAA encoded by the coding sequence ATGAACATCCATCGCATCCTCGCCAGTGTCGAAGAGGTGAAGTCGCTCGACGCACCGGCTGAGGCCAGCGCGCGCATCGCGGGCCGGGTGGTCGACGGTGCCCGGCTCGGCCGGATCCTGCGCGGCTCCTGGCTGGGCCACCCCGTCCACCCGCTGTTGATCACCCTGCCGATCGGCACCTGGATGACGTCGGTGGTCTTCGACGTCGTCTTCAAGGATGTCGCCACGGCGCGCCGACTCGTCGGCGTCGGGCTGGCCGCGACACCGCCCACCGTGCTGGCCGGCTGGGCGGACTACGTGCTGCTCAACAAACGCCAGCAGCGGGTCGGCCTGGCGCACGCGGTGTCCAACGCGGCCGGGGTGACGCTGTTCGGGCTGGCCTACCGGGCGTACGGCAAGGAGAAGGTGCGCGCAGCGCGGGTGTACAGCCTGCTGGGACTGGCGGCGATCAGCGTCGGCGGCGCCCTCGGCGGTCACCTGTCTTACGCACAGGGTGCGGGCATGTTCCGCTGGCAGCCACTGCGCGCGGTCACCCACCGCAACCCGGTCGAGCACCTACGCGCGGCCTGA
- a CDS encoding isocitrate lyase/PEP mutase family protein, which translates to MPNPDLQQRAAALLALHQPGNPVVLPTVWDAWSARLAVGAGFSALTVGSHPVADSVGRADNEGMTFDELLTRVAQITEALEEFGDAPVSVDIESGYGEAPARLVDGLLGVGAVGLNIEDTVHSEGGRLRSSGEHADLVGALRAAADAAGVHVVVNARTDLFLRKDGDDADRVDRAVARLKEAAAAGADVLYPVGRHDAETQRRLTSELPLPVNAIGVPDQDDPASFGPLGVARISFGPFLQAALATRANEILDRWK; encoded by the coding sequence GTGCCGAACCCAGATCTGCAGCAGCGGGCCGCCGCGCTGCTCGCCCTGCATCAACCCGGAAACCCCGTGGTCCTGCCCACCGTGTGGGATGCGTGGTCGGCCAGGCTCGCCGTCGGAGCGGGCTTCTCGGCGCTGACCGTCGGCAGCCACCCCGTCGCCGATTCTGTCGGGCGCGCCGACAACGAGGGCATGACGTTCGACGAATTGCTCACGCGCGTCGCGCAGATCACCGAGGCCCTCGAGGAGTTCGGAGACGCGCCGGTGTCGGTGGACATCGAATCGGGTTACGGCGAGGCGCCGGCCCGGCTCGTCGACGGGCTGCTCGGCGTGGGCGCGGTCGGGCTGAACATCGAGGACACCGTGCACAGTGAGGGCGGCCGGCTCCGGTCGTCCGGTGAGCACGCCGACCTGGTCGGGGCACTGCGCGCCGCCGCGGACGCCGCCGGTGTGCACGTGGTGGTCAACGCCCGTACAGACCTGTTCCTGCGTAAGGACGGCGACGACGCCGACCGGGTGGACCGCGCCGTCGCGCGACTGAAGGAGGCCGCCGCGGCGGGTGCCGACGTGCTGTACCCGGTCGGTCGCCACGATGCGGAGACGCAGCGCCGCCTGACCTCCGAGTTGCCGCTGCCGGTCAATGCGATCGGCGTGCCGGACCAGGACGACCCGGCGTCGTTCGGCCCGCTCGGGGTCGCGCGCATCAGCTTCGGCCCGTTCCTGCAGGCGGCGCTGGCCACGAGGGCGAACGAAATCCTCGACCGCTGGAAGTAG
- a CDS encoding flavin reductase family protein has protein sequence MSRTDLDPATLREAFGHFPTGVIAIAAETGGTRVGLAASTFVPVSLDPPLVSFCVQNTSTTWPKLKDLPRLGISVLGESHDAAARTLAAKAGDRFAGLETTSTDEGAVFINGTSVWLDSSIHQLVEAGDHTIVVLRVEDISVHPDIAPIVFHRSTFRRLGG, from the coding sequence ATGAGTCGCACAGATCTGGACCCGGCCACGCTCCGCGAGGCCTTCGGTCACTTCCCCACGGGTGTCATCGCGATCGCCGCGGAAACCGGCGGCACGCGGGTCGGCCTTGCCGCGAGCACGTTCGTGCCGGTGTCCCTCGACCCTCCGCTGGTGTCCTTCTGCGTGCAGAACACCTCGACGACGTGGCCGAAGCTCAAGGACCTCCCGCGCCTGGGCATCAGCGTGCTGGGCGAGTCCCACGATGCGGCCGCGCGCACGTTGGCGGCCAAGGCCGGCGACCGGTTCGCCGGCCTCGAGACGACGTCGACGGACGAGGGCGCCGTGTTCATCAACGGCACCAGCGTGTGGCTGGACAGTTCGATCCATCAGCTCGTCGAGGCGGGCGATCACACGATCGTCGTCCTGCGGGTCGAGGACATCAGCGTCCACCCGGACATCGCGCCGATCGTGTTCCACCGCAGCACGTTCCGCCGACTCGGCGGTTGA
- the nirD gene encoding nitrite reductase small subunit NirD: MTLLDDREDADLLPAEWTVACRYEYLIPCRGVGVLLPDGSQAALFRLEDGSLHAVGNIDPFSGAAVMSRGITGDRGGRSTVQSPIKKQAFAFDDGTCLDDPSVALPVYRTRRTSDGFVEIAS; the protein is encoded by the coding sequence GTGACATTGCTCGACGACCGCGAAGACGCTGACCTACTCCCCGCCGAGTGGACGGTGGCGTGCCGCTACGAGTACCTGATCCCGTGCCGCGGCGTGGGGGTGCTGCTACCCGACGGGTCGCAGGCGGCGTTGTTCCGTCTCGAGGACGGCAGCCTGCACGCGGTCGGCAACATCGACCCCTTCTCCGGCGCCGCGGTGATGTCGCGTGGCATCACCGGCGACCGGGGTGGGCGTTCCACCGTGCAGTCGCCGATCAAGAAGCAAGCCTTCGCCTTTGACGACGGTACCTGCCTGGATGACCCCTCGGTGGCGCTGCCGGTGTACCGGACCCGGCGCACCTCCGACGGTTTCGTCGAGATCGCGTCGTAG
- a CDS encoding HNH endonuclease signature motif containing protein: MSSSAPSFVPSAPRVARLEVLFEKLAELTGQRNAIDGQIVEIVAEIDRDGLGGITGARSIPALVAWKTGTSSTNAKTITAVARRLDEFPRCITDLREGRLSLDQVGVIAEGASPGSDKHYAELAAVASVSQLRTAIKLEPKPEPAPAPEDEDDDEPAAQPEPEPACSITTTTDDQYTYWRINLEHAESAKFEAALQSHHDGLIAQWKRDHGQSAAADRPPMPTRADAFIALVEAGWDTEAARRPHGHRTTVVVHVDIKDRIAALHLGPLLSDADRRYLTCDATCEVWFQRDGQVIGSGRTTRLISHRLRRVLEHRDRTCAVPGCGATRGLHAHHIQHWEDGGPTDPDNLVLLCPYHHRLHHQGVITITGPATRLTVTDSTGRPLTSGSLARPPNQPPPTVAPYPGPSGERADWWWYTAFQPPPPTTN; the protein is encoded by the coding sequence ATGTCCTCGAGCGCACCGTCTTTCGTCCCCAGCGCGCCTCGCGTTGCGCGGCTCGAGGTGTTGTTCGAGAAGTTGGCGGAGCTGACCGGGCAACGCAACGCCATCGACGGGCAAATCGTGGAGATCGTCGCCGAGATCGACCGCGACGGATTAGGCGGCATCACCGGCGCGAGATCCATTCCAGCGCTGGTGGCGTGGAAGACCGGGACGTCGTCGACGAACGCCAAGACCATCACCGCCGTGGCGCGGCGACTCGATGAATTCCCGCGCTGCATAACAGACCTGCGGGAGGGTCGACTGTCGCTGGATCAAGTCGGGGTCATCGCCGAAGGCGCAAGTCCCGGATCCGATAAGCACTACGCCGAACTCGCCGCGGTCGCCTCGGTCAGTCAGTTGCGCACCGCGATCAAACTCGAACCCAAACCGGAACCCGCACCCGCACCCGAAGACGAAGACGACGACGAGCCGGCAGCCCAACCCGAGCCCGAGCCGGCTTGCTCGATCACCACAACCACCGACGACCAGTACACCTACTGGCGGATCAATCTCGAACACGCCGAGTCGGCCAAGTTCGAGGCCGCCCTGCAGTCCCACCACGACGGGTTGATCGCCCAGTGGAAACGCGACCACGGCCAAAGCGCCGCCGCTGACCGGCCGCCAATGCCCACCCGCGCCGATGCGTTCATAGCGTTGGTCGAAGCCGGCTGGGACACCGAAGCCGCCCGCCGTCCCCACGGGCACCGCACCACCGTAGTCGTGCACGTGGACATCAAGGACCGTATCGCCGCGCTGCATCTGGGTCCGTTGCTTTCCGATGCTGATCGGCGCTACCTGACTTGTGATGCCACCTGTGAGGTGTGGTTCCAACGCGACGGCCAGGTCATCGGGTCCGGGCGCACCACCCGGCTGATCAGCCATCGACTGCGGCGGGTGCTCGAACACCGCGACCGCACCTGCGCGGTCCCCGGGTGTGGCGCCACGCGGGGTTTGCACGCCCACCACATCCAGCACTGGGAAGACGGCGGCCCGACTGACCCGGACAACCTCGTGTTGCTCTGCCCCTACCACCACCGCCTGCACCACCAAGGTGTCATCACCATCACCGGACCCGCCACCCGCCTGACCGTCACCGACAGCACCGGCCGACCATTGACGTCGGGGTCGCTGGCCCGCCCACCCAACCAACCCCCGCCCACGGTTGCGCCCTACCCGGGACCGTCCGGAGAGCGCGCCGACTGGTGGTGGTACACAGCCTTCCAACCCCCACCACCCACCACGAACTGA
- a CDS encoding succinate dehydrogenase/fumarate reductase iron-sulfur subunit: MSYQAKLRVWRGDEEGGALQDYTVEVNEGEVVLDIIHRLQQTQTGDLAVRWNCKAGKCGSCSAEINGRPRLLCMTRMSTFGEEDTVTVTPLRAFPVIRDLVTDVSFNYEKSREIPAFTPPKDLQPGEYRMAQEDVNRSQEFRKCIECFLCQNVCHVVRDHEENKKAFAGPRYLMRMAELDMHPLDVHERRAEDAQEVHGLGYCNITKCCSEVCPEHIKITDNALIPMKERAADRKYDPVVWLGDKLFRRK; this comes from the coding sequence ATGAGCTACCAAGCGAAGTTGCGGGTGTGGCGTGGCGACGAGGAGGGCGGCGCACTGCAGGACTACACCGTCGAGGTCAATGAGGGCGAGGTGGTGCTCGACATCATCCACCGCCTGCAGCAAACCCAGACCGGTGACCTGGCGGTGCGGTGGAACTGCAAGGCCGGCAAGTGCGGATCGTGTTCAGCGGAGATCAACGGCCGCCCGCGGCTGCTGTGCATGACGCGGATGTCGACGTTCGGCGAGGAGGACACCGTCACCGTCACCCCGCTGCGCGCATTCCCGGTGATCCGGGATCTGGTGACCGACGTGTCGTTCAACTACGAGAAGTCCAGGGAGATCCCGGCATTCACACCACCGAAGGATCTGCAGCCGGGTGAGTACCGGATGGCTCAGGAGGACGTCAACCGGTCACAGGAGTTCCGGAAGTGCATCGAGTGTTTCCTGTGCCAGAACGTCTGCCACGTCGTACGCGACCACGAGGAGAACAAGAAGGCGTTCGCGGGTCCGCGCTACCTGATGCGGATGGCGGAGTTGGACATGCATCCGCTCGATGTCCACGAGCGCCGCGCCGAGGACGCCCAGGAAGTCCACGGGCTCGGCTACTGCAACATCACCAAGTGCTGCAGCGAGGTCTGCCCCGAGCACATCAAGATCACCGACAACGCGCTGATCCCGATGAAAGAGCGTGCGGCGGACCGCAAGTACGACCCGGTGGTGTGGCTGGGCGACAAGCTTTTCCGAAGGAAGTGA
- the pe gene encoding acyltransferase PE, with product MKRLLAFGSALTIIGAAGGFGLGSASADESPVPPPNPATPTDGPPPLGTPGRAYALGGAHVLGIPYDEYIMRTGSDWFPGLDRQIVDYPAGQVQGHTLERLFPGIGRLDDSFPGLGIDGPSVGESVDIGTPNVINAVREGGRGTAIGLSEGAMVLNDVQAKLAYDPAAPPPDQLSFATYGDPVARHAFGESFLTQMFPVGSVVPSLDYRIPPPVESQYDTYQFVSAYDSIADWPDRPDNWLSVGNAIVGLATGHTAVAFTNPSMVPPRNIRTTVNSRGAKTTTFMIPEEHLPLVLPFKYLGVDQATLSKLDAVLMPYVDAGYSRNDDPLTAPITVDPVNGYDPAEVTAPATQAAFGGAADPVSQLLSGLQYVLNNPPKP from the coding sequence ATGAAACGACTTCTCGCATTCGGCTCTGCGCTGACAATCATCGGAGCGGCAGGCGGTTTCGGCCTGGGGAGCGCCTCGGCCGACGAGTCACCGGTCCCGCCGCCGAACCCCGCCACCCCGACCGACGGTCCGCCGCCGCTGGGCACCCCGGGCAGGGCGTACGCCCTGGGTGGCGCCCACGTCCTGGGCATTCCGTACGACGAATACATCATGCGCACCGGCTCCGACTGGTTCCCCGGACTGGACCGGCAGATCGTCGACTACCCTGCCGGGCAGGTTCAGGGCCACACGCTGGAACGCCTGTTCCCGGGAATCGGCCGGCTCGACGACTCCTTCCCGGGCCTGGGTATCGACGGCCCCAGCGTCGGTGAGTCGGTCGACATCGGGACGCCCAACGTCATCAATGCGGTCCGTGAGGGTGGTCGCGGCACCGCGATCGGCCTGTCCGAGGGCGCGATGGTGCTCAACGACGTGCAGGCGAAGCTGGCATACGATCCGGCCGCCCCGCCGCCGGATCAGTTGAGCTTCGCGACGTACGGCGACCCGGTGGCACGGCACGCCTTCGGTGAGAGCTTCCTGACCCAGATGTTCCCCGTCGGCAGCGTCGTGCCCTCACTGGACTACCGCATCCCGCCTCCGGTGGAGAGCCAGTACGACACCTACCAGTTCGTCTCGGCCTACGACAGCATCGCCGACTGGCCGGACCGTCCGGACAACTGGTTGTCCGTCGGCAACGCGATCGTGGGTCTGGCGACCGGTCACACCGCGGTCGCGTTCACCAACCCGAGCATGGTTCCGCCGCGGAACATCCGCACGACCGTCAACTCCCGCGGCGCGAAGACGACGACGTTCATGATCCCCGAGGAGCACCTTCCGCTGGTGCTGCCCTTCAAGTACCTCGGGGTGGACCAGGCGACGCTGAGCAAGCTCGACGCGGTGCTGATGCCGTACGTGGATGCGGGTTATTCGCGTAACGACGACCCGCTGACCGCGCCGATCACGGTGGACCCGGTGAACGGTTACGACCCTGCAGAGGTCACCGCGCCTGCCACCCAGGCCGCCTTCGGCGGCGCCGCCGATCCGGTGTCGCAGCTGCTCTCCGGGCTGCAGTACGTGCTCAACAACCCGCCCAAGCCCTGA
- the nirB gene encoding nitrite reductase large subunit NirB yields MPSTKNVVVIGHGMVGHRFVEALRARDTAGAWRITVLAEESDAAYDRVGLTGYTEHWDRTLLALAGNDYPGDDLIELRLSSRVTEIDRDARTVRTADGASLGYDALVLATGSYAFVPPVPGRDLPSCHVYRTLDDLDAIRADAQRSLAAGNAPVGVVIGGGLLGLEAANALRAFGLTAHVVERSPRLMAQQLDDAGGALLGRMITDLGIEVHLGVSTDAIKPAQRNRPLRRSADDDSLRVMLGDGTHIDAGLVVFAAGVRPRDELARDAGLETAERGGVLTDLGCVTSDPHIYAVGEVAAIEGRCYGLVGPGYTSAEVVADRLLGGVAEFPEADMSTKLKLLGVDVASFGDAMGNTPNCLEVVVNDAVNQTYAKLVLSDDAKTLLGGILVGDASAYGVLRPMVGEQLPGDPMALIAPAGPGGTDGALGVGALPAAAQICSCNNVTKGDISEAITGGCCDVAGLKACTKAGTSCGSCVPLLKQLLEAEGVTQSKALCEHFSQSRAELFEIVSATDIRTFSGLLERFGTGKGCDICKPTVASILASTSSDHILDGEQAALQDSNDHFLANIQRNGSYSVVPRVPGGDIRPEHLILIGEIARDFDLYTKITGGQRIDMFGARVEQLPEIWRRLVEGGMESGQAYGKSLRTVKSCVGSDWCRFGQQDSVQMAINLELRYRGLRAPHKIKMGVSGCARECAEARGKDVGVIATENGWNLYVGGNGGMTPKHAQLLAGDLDDDTLIRYIDRFLMFYIRTADRLQRTAPWVESLEGGIDHLREVVCHDSLGLATEFEAAMTRHVDGYSCEWKGVLQDPDKLSRFVSFVNAPDVPDPTIAFTENAGRKVPVQIGMPTVRPLQETQ; encoded by the coding sequence ATGCCCTCAACGAAGAACGTCGTGGTCATCGGCCACGGCATGGTCGGGCACCGGTTCGTCGAAGCGCTGCGCGCGCGCGACACTGCGGGTGCCTGGCGGATCACCGTGCTCGCCGAGGAATCCGACGCCGCCTACGACCGGGTGGGCCTGACCGGTTACACCGAACACTGGGACCGGACATTGCTCGCGCTCGCGGGGAACGACTACCCCGGGGACGATTTGATCGAGTTGCGCCTCAGCAGCCGCGTCACCGAGATCGACCGGGACGCGCGGACCGTGCGGACCGCAGACGGTGCGAGTCTCGGGTACGACGCCCTGGTGCTGGCCACCGGTTCATACGCCTTCGTGCCGCCGGTGCCGGGACGCGACCTGCCGTCGTGTCACGTCTACCGCACTCTCGACGATCTCGACGCGATCCGCGCCGACGCGCAGCGCAGCCTGGCCGCGGGGAACGCGCCGGTCGGCGTGGTGATCGGTGGTGGCCTGCTGGGCCTGGAGGCGGCGAACGCGCTGCGGGCGTTCGGGTTGACGGCGCATGTCGTGGAGAGATCACCGCGGCTGATGGCCCAGCAGCTCGACGACGCCGGGGGTGCCCTGCTGGGCAGGATGATCACTGATTTGGGCATCGAGGTTCACCTCGGCGTCAGCACCGACGCGATCAAGCCGGCGCAACGCAACCGGCCCCTGCGGCGCTCCGCCGACGACGACTCGCTGCGGGTGATGCTGGGCGACGGGACGCACATCGATGCGGGTCTGGTCGTGTTCGCAGCCGGTGTCCGGCCGCGCGACGAGCTGGCCCGCGACGCAGGGCTCGAAACCGCCGAGCGTGGTGGCGTGCTCACCGACCTCGGTTGTGTCACAAGCGATCCCCACATCTACGCAGTCGGGGAGGTCGCCGCGATCGAGGGTCGTTGCTACGGCTTGGTGGGGCCGGGGTACACCAGCGCCGAAGTCGTGGCGGACCGGCTTCTCGGCGGTGTCGCGGAGTTTCCCGAGGCCGACATGTCGACCAAGCTCAAGTTGCTCGGCGTGGACGTGGCCAGTTTCGGCGACGCGATGGGCAACACCCCGAACTGCCTCGAGGTCGTCGTCAACGACGCGGTCAACCAGACCTACGCCAAACTGGTGCTCTCCGATGACGCCAAGACACTGCTCGGCGGCATCCTGGTGGGCGATGCGTCGGCCTACGGCGTCCTGCGGCCGATGGTGGGCGAACAGCTGCCCGGCGACCCGATGGCGCTCATCGCGCCCGCGGGCCCCGGCGGAACCGACGGGGCGCTCGGCGTCGGTGCGCTACCTGCCGCCGCGCAGATCTGTTCGTGCAACAACGTCACCAAGGGCGACATCTCGGAAGCGATCACCGGTGGCTGCTGCGACGTCGCCGGACTCAAGGCGTGCACCAAAGCGGGCACGTCGTGCGGATCGTGTGTGCCGCTGCTCAAACAGCTGCTCGAAGCCGAGGGCGTGACCCAGTCGAAGGCCTTGTGCGAGCACTTCAGCCAGTCGCGCGCCGAACTGTTCGAGATCGTGTCGGCGACCGACATCCGCACCTTCTCCGGTCTGCTCGAGCGGTTCGGCACCGGAAAGGGTTGCGACATCTGCAAACCCACCGTGGCGTCCATCCTCGCCTCGACGAGTTCCGACCACATCCTCGACGGTGAGCAGGCTGCGCTGCAGGACTCCAACGACCACTTCCTGGCCAACATCCAGCGCAACGGCAGCTATTCGGTGGTGCCGCGGGTGCCCGGCGGCGACATCAGACCCGAGCATCTGATCCTCATCGGCGAGATTGCCAGGGACTTCGACCTGTACACCAAGATCACCGGCGGCCAGCGCATCGACATGTTCGGCGCGCGCGTCGAGCAACTACCCGAGATCTGGCGCCGCCTCGTCGAGGGCGGGATGGAGTCCGGCCAGGCCTACGGCAAGTCGTTGCGCACCGTGAAGAGCTGTGTCGGCAGCGACTGGTGCCGCTTCGGCCAACAGGATTCGGTGCAGATGGCCATCAACCTGGAACTTCGCTACCGCGGGCTGCGCGCCCCGCACAAGATCAAGATGGGGGTGTCCGGTTGCGCCCGCGAATGCGCAGAGGCACGCGGCAAGGACGTCGGTGTCATCGCCACCGAGAACGGCTGGAACCTCTACGTCGGCGGCAACGGCGGGATGACGCCGAAGCACGCTCAGCTGCTCGCCGGTGACCTCGACGACGACACGCTGATCCGTTACATCGACCGGTTCCTGATGTTCTACATTCGCACCGCCGACCGGTTACAGCGCACCGCGCCGTGGGTGGAATCGCTCGAGGGGGGCATCGACCATCTGCGCGAGGTGGTGTGTCACGACTCTCTGGGCCTGGCGACCGAATTCGAGGCGGCGATGACGCGGCACGTCGACGGCTACTCCTGCGAGTGGAAGGGCGTGCTCCAGGATCCCGACAAGCTGTCGCGGTTCGTCTCGTTCGTGAACGCACCGGACGTGCCCGATCCGACAATCGCCTTCACCGAGAACGCCGGTCGCAAGGTCCCGGTGCAGATCGGAATGCCCACCGTCCGACCGCTTCAGGAGACGCAGTGA
- a CDS encoding GAP family protein has translation MWIPLLLMAVAVSLEPFRVGMTVLMINRPQPRRQLLALLAGGFAMGTAVGVVVLFVLRPALGSAHFTLPTVQIVVGAVVLVNAALVATGVWGRGRDAASLAETRFGPLAARARRVVNGPSPWMAGIAGLGIALPSVDYLAALAIIVASGAATGVQLGALMLFNVVAFALVEIPLLCYLVAPDRTRATLSALYERLRSHGRRGAGALLAVIGCVLLGVGFAGM, from the coding sequence ATGTGGATCCCGCTCCTGCTGATGGCCGTCGCGGTCAGCTTGGAGCCGTTCCGGGTCGGGATGACGGTTCTGATGATCAACCGCCCGCAGCCGCGGCGGCAGCTGCTCGCCTTACTCGCCGGCGGTTTCGCGATGGGCACGGCCGTGGGCGTGGTCGTGCTGTTCGTCCTTCGGCCGGCGCTGGGATCCGCCCACTTCACCCTCCCCACGGTGCAGATCGTGGTCGGCGCCGTCGTGCTCGTCAACGCTGCGCTGGTGGCCACGGGCGTGTGGGGGCGCGGCCGAGACGCCGCGAGCCTGGCAGAAACGCGGTTCGGCCCGCTCGCGGCGCGCGCACGGCGAGTGGTGAACGGCCCTTCGCCGTGGATGGCGGGGATCGCCGGTCTCGGTATCGCGCTGCCGTCCGTCGATTACCTTGCCGCGCTGGCGATCATCGTCGCCTCCGGCGCCGCGACCGGCGTTCAACTCGGCGCCCTGATGCTGTTCAACGTGGTGGCGTTCGCGCTCGTGGAGATTCCGCTGCTGTGCTACCTGGTGGCGCCGGACCGCACGCGCGCGACGCTGTCGGCACTCTACGAGCGGCTGCGTTCGCACGGCCGTCGCGGGGCCGGCGCCCTGCTGGCCGTGATCGGTTGCGTGCTCCTCGGGGTGGGGTTCGCCGGTATGTAG